Proteins from a single region of Streptomyces spectabilis:
- a CDS encoding radical SAM protein has translation MQIPDRPGYILWDITYHCPLRCTHCYSESGRRPARQLSLDDNLRVADAIISLAPDSVGLGGGEALVVPGIFEIVERITSAGIEVYLYTGGWPLRERAMEEILRLRPQVHMSVDGATAEVHDLIRGRAGSYDRAMKALRLLDDAAGTARSRGEPALKFGIDSTVLRSSYDQMELFCTDVAPRFPELGFLYLSAVVPSGLANRQSFVDRELLTDEQAARLASPELTERLKALAPPGLELAVSDNWGTSMRPDRIAAGNFFAAMAVEPDGAVRAMCIYEGVVGNILDDDPLLLWKRAVARWHDPYVVETLGPVRTMREWAEAARRIDRRFGTAEDLARIDRRPEFAAALPLRGRS, from the coding sequence ATGCAGATACCTGACCGTCCCGGCTACATCCTGTGGGACATCACCTACCACTGCCCCCTGCGCTGCACGCACTGCTACTCCGAATCGGGCAGGCGGCCCGCACGGCAGCTGAGCCTCGACGACAACCTCCGCGTCGCGGACGCGATCATCTCGCTCGCCCCGGACAGCGTCGGCCTCGGCGGCGGCGAAGCGCTGGTGGTTCCCGGCATCTTCGAGATCGTCGAACGGATCACGAGCGCCGGGATCGAGGTGTACCTCTACACCGGGGGATGGCCGCTGCGCGAGCGCGCGATGGAAGAGATCCTGCGGCTGCGGCCCCAGGTGCACATGAGCGTCGACGGGGCCACGGCGGAGGTGCACGACCTCATCCGCGGCCGGGCCGGCTCGTACGACCGCGCCATGAAGGCGCTGCGGCTCCTGGACGACGCGGCGGGCACGGCACGGTCACGCGGTGAACCAGCGCTGAAATTCGGCATCGACAGCACGGTCCTGCGCAGTAGCTACGACCAGATGGAACTCTTCTGCACGGACGTGGCCCCCCGCTTCCCGGAGTTGGGCTTCCTCTACCTCAGCGCGGTGGTGCCCTCCGGCCTCGCCAACCGGCAGAGCTTCGTGGACCGGGAACTGCTCACCGACGAGCAGGCCGCACGCCTCGCCTCGCCCGAACTCACCGAGCGCCTGAAGGCCCTGGCACCTCCCGGGCTGGAACTGGCCGTGTCCGACAACTGGGGCACGAGCATGCGCCCCGACCGGATCGCGGCGGGCAACTTCTTCGCCGCGATGGCCGTGGAGCCGGACGGAGCCGTCCGCGCGATGTGCATCTACGAGGGCGTGGTCGGCAACATCCTCGACGACGACCCGCTCCTGCTCTGGAAGCGCGCGGTCGCGCGCTGGCACGACCCGTACGTGGTGGAGACCCTTGGGCCGGTCCGCACCATGCGGGAGTGGGCCGAGGCCGCCCGCCGGATCGACCGCCGCTTCGGCACCGCCGAGGACCTGGCCCGCATCGACCGGCGCCCGGAGTTCGCCGCGGCCCTGCCGCTGCGAGGACGCTC